In Sphingobacterium sp. PCS056, the following proteins share a genomic window:
- a CDS encoding helix-turn-helix domain-containing protein gives MKSLSIFIFMLFVLCKTSAAQSGSNSNFNKRYLDVVVSLVASDRKEARRIADSLAHVANTDEQKIKAYMLLAKLDENAGNMKGCIWYAMRADTIANATFNFSWQASTAGFLATSFRQLGLLKVSERYLSKAEIANENQLDAHMKMLTKINILHERAFHCFELDHYTDAKKYLNSAASLIHIDGNEDKKALLIKATNDQLMGICELKLGNLISAESYLDASLEKIKNVESNLKPYIIRAKAELELERNNLTAAFKYLNMIKPYLINGDVEELKMLTYESLAAYYQKDGDMTKFLEFREKAIDLKAHRDEVAKGISDDLIEIFNVRKQYYKNRYMLSIGVVLMIGMFAAVGTLYYFRLQSSYKSQYHVLTDKQEGVTPVVAPLTEISDNFSMVINELENSSAIKAKGINIAKDTEERLYQEFVKQEEANFYLEKSVTLQQLATNMGTNMRYASYILQKFRGKDFYDYIQSSRIEFIIAKLKTSPELFDYKISYLAEMSGFSSLSRFSSAFKEVTGIPPSAFIHFMKKEMNQKR, from the coding sequence ATGAAATCACTAAGTATTTTTATTTTTATGCTTTTTGTTTTGTGCAAGACGAGCGCTGCACAGAGCGGGAGCAATAGCAATTTTAATAAACGTTACCTTGACGTCGTAGTTTCACTTGTCGCCTCAGATAGGAAAGAAGCTCGTAGAATTGCTGATTCCTTGGCACATGTAGCCAATACTGATGAACAAAAGATCAAAGCTTATATGTTACTGGCCAAGTTGGATGAAAATGCGGGTAATATGAAAGGTTGTATATGGTATGCTATGCGAGCTGATACGATTGCAAATGCTACTTTCAACTTTTCATGGCAGGCTTCTACTGCAGGTTTTTTGGCCACATCTTTTCGACAGTTGGGTTTATTAAAAGTGTCTGAACGATATCTGTCTAAAGCAGAAATCGCAAATGAAAATCAATTGGACGCGCATATGAAAATGCTCACGAAGATTAATATTTTGCATGAACGTGCATTTCATTGTTTTGAACTAGATCACTATACGGATGCAAAAAAATATCTGAATTCGGCAGCCTCGCTAATCCATATAGATGGTAACGAGGATAAGAAAGCGCTACTGATAAAAGCTACTAATGATCAATTGATGGGGATATGTGAATTGAAACTAGGAAATTTAATCAGCGCCGAATCATATCTAGATGCTTCTCTCGAAAAGATAAAAAATGTGGAAAGTAATTTGAAGCCCTACATCATCCGTGCAAAAGCGGAATTAGAGCTGGAAAGAAATAATCTGACTGCAGCTTTTAAGTATCTAAATATGATAAAACCATATCTGATAAATGGCGATGTGGAAGAATTGAAGATGTTGACTTATGAATCTTTGGCAGCATATTATCAGAAGGATGGTGATATGACAAAATTTTTAGAATTCCGTGAGAAAGCTATTGATCTTAAGGCTCATAGAGATGAGGTGGCTAAAGGTATATCGGATGATCTCATTGAAATATTTAATGTAAGGAAGCAATATTATAAAAATAGATATATGCTGTCAATCGGTGTTGTGCTTATGATCGGAATGTTTGCAGCGGTTGGTACATTATATTACTTTCGACTGCAATCTTCTTATAAGAGTCAATATCATGTTCTTACTGATAAACAAGAAGGGGTGACCCCGGTTGTTGCCCCTTTAACTGAAATAAGTGATAATTTTTCAATGGTTATCAATGAGTTGGAAAATAGTAGCGCGATTAAAGCTAAGGGAATTAATATTGCAAAAGATACTGAGGAAAGACTATACCAGGAGTTTGTTAAACAGGAGGAGGCGAATTTCTATTTAGAAAAAAGTGTGACCTTACAGCAACTGGCTACGAATATGGGAACAAACATGCGTTATGCTAGCTATATTCTTCAAAAATTTAGAGGTAAGGACTTCTATGACTATATCCAGTCGAGCCGGATTGAATTTATCATCGCAAAATTAAAAACTTCACCGGAACTTTTCGACTATAAAATTTCATATTTGGCTGAAATGAGCGGATTCTCTTCATTGAGTAGATTTTCTAGCGCTTTTAAAGAAGTTACAGGAATTCCTCCGTCGGCATTTATTCATTTTATGAAAAAAGAAATGAATCAAAAAAGATAA